The nucleotide sequence CCTCTCCCTCCTTTTTCCGGCCGGCGGCGTCGTCGAGGTCCGGGCGCTCGGCGAGTATGCGACGCATTCCGGCTACTTCGACGACTTCGACGCCCTCGCGGAGAAAGCGGCGTTTCTCGACCGGCTCGACGAGGTGCAGGGCGTCTACGTGACCCTCAACGAGGTGAACCCGGCCCTCCTCTCCCGCCGGGCGAACCGCATCAAATTGAAGCTCGGGAGAAAGGACGCGACGACCGCCGACGCCGACATCACCCGGCGCCGCTGGCTCCCGGTGGACCTCGACCCGGTCCGGCCGAGCGGGGTCTCCTCCTCGGCCGAAGAGCACGCCGCGGCACTCGAGCGGGCGGACCGAATCGCCGACTGGCTATCAGGGCAGGGATTCCCCGAGCCCATCCGGGCCGACTCGGGAAACGGGGCCCACCTGCTCTACGCAATCGATCTTCCGAATGACGACGCGGCGACCGCACTCGTGAAGGCCTGCCTCGCCACCATTGACGCCCTGTTTTCCGATCCAGTGGTGACGGTCGATACCGCGAACTTCAACGCGTCAAGGATCTGGAAGCTCTACGGCACGACCTCGAAGAAGGGCGACAACACCCCCGACCGGCCGCACAGGACAGCCCGGCTGCTCAGTGTGCCGGACGAGATGACGACTGTACCGGTGGAGCGGCTGCAGCATCTCGCCGGCCTCCTCACGCGGGACGAGCCGAAGCCCCCGAAGAAGGCCGCGGGCGGCATCGACCTCCGCGGCTGGCTCCGTGATCACGGCCTCGCGGTCCGGAGCGAACGGCCGTGGCAGGGGGGCACCCTCTTCGTGCTCGAAGAGTGCCCGTTCTCACCGGCACATTCGGACGGGGCGTTTGCCATCCAGTTCGGAAACGGCGCCGTCTTCGCCGGGTGCCACCACGCCTCCTGCGGCGGCGGCAGCCAGCGGTGGCCCGAGCTCCGGGACCGCTATGAGCCGCGGGAGAAGCGGACGAAGAAGCAGCAGGAGAAGTCGCCGCCTCCCGCCCCGGACCCGGCTTCTACCGAACACCGCGAGCAGGCCCTCGCAATTCTCCGGGAGGGCGACCCGCTCTCCTTCCTGCTCGACACGTTCAACCGCGAGCATGTCGGCGACCGCATCGTGGCCGAGTGCCTCATCATGTCGGTCGCCTCGCAGTCGGTCGCGAACACGAAAGGGCTGCACGTCGCCATCTCCGGCAACTCCGGCAAAGGCAAGACCCACGCCTGCAACGCGATGCTCGCCCTCCTCCCGGAGCACTACCGGCTGAAGGGAACGGTCTCGAACAAGGCCCTCTTCTACCACGAATCCCTCCGGCCCGGCACCGTGCTCCTCTTCGACGACGTCAGCCTCTCGGACGACATGCAGGAACTCCTCAAGTCCGCGACCGCGAACTTCAAAGAGCCAATCGAGCACCGGACGCTCACCGCCGACCGGCAGCTCCGGCTCTGCACCATTCCTCCGCGCTGCGTCTGGTGGCTCGCCAAGGTCGAGAGCGTCGGCGACGACCAGGTGATGAACCGGATGCTCACGGTCTGGATCGACGACTCCAAGGAGCAGGACCGGGCGGTGCTCGAGCACATGAAGCTGGCCGAGGCGCAACGCCGCGGGGACGGACAAACAGATACCGGTATTTCCGTCTGCCGGGCGATATGGGAGGTGATCAAAGAGCAGATCCTTCACGTCCGCATCCCGTTTTCACCGCGGATCTGCTTTCTCGCGGCCAACAACCGCAGGAACCCCGCGATGCTCTTCGACCTCATCAAGTGCCATGCGCTCCTGCACGCCTTCCAGCGGGAGCGGGACGAGGACGGGAGCCTCATCGCCGACCGTGAGGACTTCGAGTATGCCCGCCGGCTCTTCATCGCGATCAGCAACGATGCCGGGGGGCAGGAGACGAAGCAGACCAGAAACGAAGCCGCAGCGCTCGCGACGATCGCGAAGATGGGCCTCGAGATCTTCACCGTCAAGCAGCTGCAGCACGCCCTCGGCCTCTCCTACCATAAGACCTACAAACTGCTCCACGGCTACACCAACAGCAAAACGGCCTACGCCGGCATCCTCGATAAGTGCCCGGCGGTGAGCCTCATCGACGCGACGGTGGCCGAAGAGGTCTGCGGGATCGAACTCAAGCGGCGGGAGCATTACTTCTCGTTCGACCTCGGGATCTACCGCGAGTGGATGGCGAAGCCGGATGTCTGGCTCGAGGAGGAAGAGCCGGATGATGAGGACAATGACAATCCCTCGGATGATTCCACCCTCGCACCCGGTTTACACCCGGAAAGTGAAAACCAAACGGCGGGAAGCGGAGCCTGTCGTGACGAGCATTCTTGTAAAGAAGTACAGTATAGAGAGAAGTGTACAGATAGTAAGGGAAGTTTACACTCGATCGGGAGAACACACGGCATGCCCGATCAGTTACCGGGGCCGGGGACGTGCCTCTGTGAATCCGGCGGGAGTGCAAACGAAGAAACAAAACGGACCTGCACGCCGCAGGTGCCGGATCCGGGGGCCCTGCGGGATGCTTTGCGTTGCACACGCGAAGTGGAAGCGAAGAAAACGGGTGCAAAAGTGCAAACCGCACGATCGCCGGGGAAGGTCCTGCCGCTCCCCGGCCTGCTGGACCACCGGGAGTTTGAGCGGGTGAGCACGGAGCTGGGGAGGTGCCGGATCTGTGACGGGGCCCGGGCGGTGTACCGTGCGGAGGATTTGCAGACGTGTATTTGCGAAGGGTGTTATGGCCGGCTGGTAAGGGAATGGAATGCGGGGGAGGGGGTTCGGTGATCGAACTTCCCTTTGTTTTTGATCCGCTGCAGGGCCCGGCGGTGGTGCCCGGGATGGCCGACGATCAGGATGGATTCGTCGTCGAATCCATCAATTAAAGGCGTATTTCAGGTATAATAGTGATAATACAAGGATATTGTAGTTGAAATTGTAGGGAGCGATTATTTTACTGCGAATTGTGGGTCCATGAAAAACCTATATATTATTTCTAAATGAAACCGTAATATAATAATTATATTTACAGCTTATCTCCTATCTACCACCTTTAATCCAGAATGTGGACGACCATTACATGTACACTGCAGCATTGAATAACACCACGAAGTGTTTTTTTTTACGTTCTGTCAGTATGAGGTCCAAAATTAAATATATGGAAGAATCGATTGCTAAGTTTGGTAGTGCTAACAAAGATATAAGAAGTGTGTCGCTGGTAGCCCCACATCGAATTGAGCTGACGGATGAAACTTGATGCCGAAGGCGATCCCCCTCTGTTCGAGGAGGTATTCCCACATCGAATTGAGCTGACGGATGAAACCCTGTCAGCATCGGTTTTGCACGTTACCACACTTGATCAGTCAGTCATCGACAAACTAGCGCAAATCCTTTCAAAGCACTTTGCAAATGGGTTTAGGATTAACTCTCCGATTGAGTTGGCGCGTTTTAGATCTTTTGCTGCAGAAGATTGGGGCGAGGAAATCTTGCTGCCTGACGAGGATCTAAAAAGTTATCTCGCGGGTTGCGGAACTACCTTCGATGGCAAAGTCTACGCTGTATCGGCTCAGACAAAAGAACGAATCAGGGAACTGGTGGGGGAATACTTCGCCGACGGCGCACAAGCCATATTTTTTGCCGAGTTTTATGCCAAGAACGAGAACTGGCTGTTCGGGGCAAGCGTGGTCTCCGAAGATATGCTTATTGGCATACTCCGAATGCTGTTCCCAACGTTGTCTTTCACGCAGACCTATTTTGGCTATACAGATGCTTCCGTCTTTGCCGTTCTTGAGAGTGAGATCCTCCGTGTGTGGGGCGACGATGTACTGCTGACCTATAAGCAACTTGCAAAACGTTTACATTACGTACCTCTTGACCGGATAAAATACGCCCTTGGTCAGAACGGCAACTTCATCTGGAGTAGTGTAGAGACCTTCTCGCACGTCAGCCGAATCGACATCACCGACGAGGAACGGGAAGCAATCCGAGAAGCCGCCGTTCGAGAGTGCAACGCTTTTGGCTATGTTTCAATTACAGACTTGCCTTTCGGGGAAATCGAGGATCGCAACTACGAACTATCTATTACGGCGGTTCATAACGCTGTTTACCTCATCTGCCTGTTGGATAAGTTTGACAAGAAAGGCAAAATCGTCACGCGCAAAGGCGATGTTTTTGACGCTCTGAGCATCATGAAAAAATACTGCCGAACCATCGACAAATGTTCACTCGATGACTTGCTGAACATCGAGAAGGAACTGACAGGCGAGGTTCGCCGTCGGATACCACTGGAGGCCGGCAACACCATTCTGGTTCGTATCAATAAAGACACCTATGTTGCAGACAAGTACGTTCACTTTAACGTCGATATAATCGATGAAGCGATCGAGTTGTTTGTTAAGGGAGACTATCTTCCGCTTAAATCATTCACGGTTTTTGGGGCATTCCCCGACTGCGGGCAGGAGTGGAACTTGTTCCTGCTTGAAAGCTACTGCCGACGCTTCAGTCGGAGGTTTCGCTTCGATACCCCGACGGCCAACTCGCGAAATGCCGGAGTGGTCATCCGTAAAAGCTGCGGGATGGACTACACGGAGATTATGACTGACGCTGTGGTGAATGCCGACATCCCCTTTAATGACACCGTCATCGGTAAGTTCCTGTACGAGAATGGGTACACGGGCAGAAGCACAACCGCTAAAGTTGGCGAAATCATAGATAAGGTGAAAGCCATACGAGAAAGGAGGGATTGAAGATATATTCGTATACCTACGACAAAAAAACGGGCGGGATACTTCTTAATTCCTCACCGACAGGGTTTTCAAAAGAACCCCGTCCGGTTTACGCACCCGAATTGGACGTGCTGGGCTTAGATAAGTATTGGAAGTACGACAAACAGACCGACAGTCCATATATGTGGGCGGAGGCGAACAACTACTACTATCGAGGGACGCTTGTCGCAAAGCTGAAAGGCGGCAACATCTACACTGCTCCTGAAATTATCATTCCGAACGGAGAGGATGGTAACCCGATAACGCCAGAGCCAGAAGGCATATCGCTTCGCCCTATTGACATAGAGGCAATGGTGGAGGCAAACCGTGAAATGCTTGAAATCATCGAGCAGACCACGGTTAAAAAAATCTTGGCCATCTACACCAAATACAAGAACAAAATCGACTGTTTCCATGTGGCGTTTTCGGGCGGAAAGGACAGTTGTGTCCTACTCGACCTTGTAAAGAAAGCCTTGCCCAAAGGTAGCTTCGTTGTGGTGTTTGGCGACACTGGTATGGAGTTTCCAGACACCTACGAGGCGATCGGGAAAACAGAACAGCAGTGTGTTAAGGACGAAATACCGTTTTACGTCGCCAAGTCCCACCTTGACCCGAAAGAGTCGTGGGAGCTATTCGGTCCTCCGTCGCGCACATTACGTTGGTGTTGTTCGGTGCATAAAAGCACCCCGCAAACGCTGAAGCTGAGAGAAGTGACCGGCAAAAACGATTTTATTGGTCTTGATTTTGTTGGGGTTCGGGCGCAGGAGAGCATTGCTCGAAGTACATACAAGTACGAAAACTATGGCGCAAAACAAAAGGGTCAGTTTAGCCATAACTCAATACTTGAGTGGACATCCGCGGAGATTTGGCTGTATATATATTCGAACGATGTGTTGATTAACGAGACCTATAAAAAGGGCAACGGTCGTGCCGGATGTTTGTTTTGTCCTATGTCGTCTGGAGGAACGAGTGGCTACTTGCGGCGAGTAAGCTATTCGGCAGAGATCGACAGTTATATCGATTTAATTAAAAAAAAACACGACGGGGACAAGCGAAAGAAAAGCAACACTGAATCGTATATCCTAAACGGCGGTTGGAACGCGAGAAAGAATGGTCGTGAGTTATCGAACAATACGTTCCGATGTATTGAAAAGACTACAAACGGGATTCTGACAATAACCATTACAGCCCCTGAGTCCGACTGGCTGGAATGGATGAAAACACTTGGAGACTTACACGGTGAAAACGGTGATTACTACGTCCAATTTGAAGGCGAACGCATATGTTTTTCTGTTAAGGCTACAAAGAACGGATACATTGTAACGATACCCGAAGCTGTACTGAAAGAAAGACCTAGATTCGGGAAGATATTCCGGCAAGTATTCAGAAAAGCCTCGTATTGCAAAGGTTGTCGAGTTTGTGAAACGAACTGTCGAAGCGGATGTATAAGTTTTGTTGACGGCAAAGTCAGAATAAACAACTGTATCCAGTGTCACGAATGCCATGCAATCGATAGCGGCTGTCTATTGTTTCATTCGTTACGACATCCACAAGGAGGAGGAAAATCAATGAAAAAAAGCCTAAACTCATTCGCCGACCACGCTCCGAAGCCAGAGTGGTTACGATCATTCTTTGAACTGAAGGATACGTTCTTTTCGGATCATACTCTGGGACCGATGATGTTCGATATGTTTAGGCGTTTCCTTAGGGACGCTTCCTTAAATGAGAAGAACCACTTTACGCCGTTTGCAGAGTTAATTTCACAAATAGGATGGGAAACAGAGACTGCACAAGGTTTGATTCTTATCAACCTTGTCGCCGAAAACCCACAGATTGGGTGGTATGTCAAAAACTTTGATGTCGGCAGAGTCTATGCACGTCAGTTCGTTGAAGATAAGTTGACCTCCGAGGAGGGAGTTAAACCGAAAGATGCTAAGTCAATCGCCAAATCCTACAAGCGTCTGGTCGAAACACCGCTCGGCACTAGCCTGCACTGGGGATTCGTCACCGAGGACGGTGACCTCGTTCGCACAAAATGTTCCGTGAGCGACCCACGCGTGGTACTATATGGCTTGTTCAAGTTTGCGGAGAAGTGTAACGACTACAAAGAGTTCACGCTAGCTACACTCCTAAACGACAGCATCGACCGCGACGGCATAAGCCCTACACGCATCTTCGGGCTTGACCGCGACGATATGACGCCCATACTTTTAGGGCTGTCAGCAAAATACCCTGAGTTCATCACCGCGTCGTTCACACACGACCTTGAGAAGATAACACTTGCGAAAGACAAGTCGTCCCAAGATGTACTGGACTTGTTTAAGGAGGAGGTAGCAAATGGCTAACAACAAATACCGCGAATATTTTGACATTGACGATAGGTATTTCCCTTGCATCGACGATGCGGCAATCAATGCCGGTGCTCCTTGGGAAAATACCTATCCGCACAACACGTTCATTGATATGCTCACCGAGATGGAGCGTGCCTTGGCGCGGCAAAATAACGGCAGAACGCTCTGGATTGAAGGCGCATACGGAACCGGAAAGTCGCAGTGTGCCTATGCCCTGCGAAAAATCCTTGAAGTGCCGGAGGCGGAACTTTGTGCCTACTGGGACAGGTACGATGCGCTCAAAAATAAAACCGACCTGCTTGAAAAGCTGATTGGCCATAAGAAAAAGGGAATCGTTGTGGCTCATCGATATGCCTCTGGCGGCATTATGTCGGCACGTGATCTTTTCTTTGCCATACAAGAAAGCGTGAAATCCGCTCTTGTACAACAGAACGTGTCTTATCTTGGCGAGAATACGCTTAAGGATAGTATTGTTGCTTGGCTTGAAGATACAGACCACAAGCTGATGTTCAACAGTCTGCTGCAAAATCCTGACAAGGAATGGAGGGCGTTATTCTCCCAGTCAACCGCTGATGAAGTGCTGAATACGCTTCGCAAGAACGGCGAAGTTAAGTCTTTGGTGGATAATATCTTCCGTCTTGCAGATAAAGAGGGTATAACCGCGTTGACCATTGATTCAGACAGGCTTATTGCCTGGCTGACGGACATTATTGACCGCAACAATGTAAGAATTGTCTTTATTTGGGACGAATTCTCCGATTACTTCAAGAACAACTCCGAGAGCCTTTCGGAGTTTCAAAGGGTTGCTGCTCTGGTACAGAACAAGCCCTTTTACTTCATTGTAGTAACACACGAGCCTCAGAGAATATATGTAGAGGAAAACGACAAGGGGACTCAATTTAAGGTAAGCGACCGTTTTATATCAATACCCATTGTCCTGCCCGATAACATCGCGTTTGATCTCATCGGTCACGCTTTCAATGTAAAATATGCCGCCAAGTCGCAGTGGGACATCCTTGCTGACGACCTGAACGACCGAGTAAAAAACTCTCGTTCCAAGGTTATGGGGGTTGCAAAGATTGGCAACCCACAGGTGATGAAGGATATTATGCCGATCCACCCGATGGCGGCATTGCTTCTCAAAAACATAGCCTCCGCCTTCAAGTCTAACCAGAGAAGCATGTTTGACTTCATCAAGTCCTCAAACACGGACGATGTGAAGGCGTTCCAATGGTTCATTGAAAATACGGGTCCTTTTGACGACCATCCGCTTCTTACGGTGGATCTGTTATGGAACTTTTTCTACGAGAAAGGCCGGGATAACCTTACATCAGACATCCGCCTGATACTGGATACCTTTCCGCAGCAGCAGAATTTGCGTGAGGATGAGAAAGCTGTTCTGAAAGCCATCCTCATTATGCAGGCGATTGACAAGCGGATCCGCGGCGAGATTGATCTGTTCAAAACGACCGATCAGAACCTCAGTTATGCCTTTGAGGGCATACCTGACCTGGAGGGAACCAAATCCGCCAATCTTGCGAAAGGGCTTAGGGAAAAAGGCATCCTCGTTTCCACTCCGATAAGCGGCGGACGGTATGCGTATGCGGCCGCCGTGCTTGCGGGAGACCAAGCCAAAATCGACGAGCACAAAAAAAATGTACGAAGGAACAGCACAACCTTGAAACTTGTGACCGAGGGTGGACTTTCTACCGTTTTATCGCTTTCTCCTGCTCTTCGCCTGCGATTTGAGTCGGAGCCGGGTTCAGGAAAAATCACACCCGTGACTGCCGCAGATTTTACACGTACAATCAATATACTCCGCGATAAAGCCACTCGGTGGAATTTCCACGCCATTATCGCCTTTGCCAAGGATGAGGCAGAGGCGGCTACCTTCCGAAAGACTCTTAGAGCAGCGGTCGCCGATAAGCAATACGAAAGCATCGTGTTCATCGATGCGCTGTCAACTCCACTTGGCTCCGAAGCGTTCGAGCAATACGTGGACTATTCTGCAATGGCGATGTACTACCAAGGGAGCAACAACACCTCGTCGAGGGAAAGTACTGATAAGGCAAAGCGCGTTTTAGACCAAGACTGGAAAAACCGTATCTACAACGGTCAGTTTATCGTGTATACCTATGCCAATAAGGAAGGCGAAAAACTCGGAAACGGTCAAGGCGTGGCAAGCGTTCTTCAGACGATTGTTACAACAAAATTCCCGTATGCATTCGATTTTGCAAAGGGGCTCACGGAAAGCCAGTTGAAGATAACTCCTACTATGAAACAGTCGGCAAAGGCAGGGATTACGCAAGCCACGAGCGGTGTTGTTGTCGGCGTTGAAAACCATGTGTTGCGGACTGTATGGAAGATTGATAATTATTGGGAAAACCCGACAACTTCTTCCTTGCCGATCTCGAAAATTAAGGTTGAGGTCGACAAACGCATTAAAAGCGCGTTCGACACCGACGGGCAAATTTCGATAGGCGAAATTTGTGATTTCCTTCAGGATACTTATGGTTTTCCTCCGTGCAATCTCTCATCGTTCATTGCGGGGTTCCTCTTGAAAGAATACGGTAGCCAGCCTTTCCGTTACAGCGATTCATCCGGCGGTCACGAGCAGATGATGCCGGACAAACTTGCGGAGATGCTGGGTAACTACATCGGCAAATCCCCGAAACCGACCTATATCGTAAAGATGACTGCCGACGAAATGGCGTTTTATGATCTCACCGAAAAGGCGTGGGGTATCCAGCCAAATTCGTGTTCATCTGCGGGTCAAGCAGCTATTGCGGTAACTACCAAAATGCGTGAATTGAATTTGCCTGTATGGTGTCTTGAAGAAGTGGATACAGTCGGCATCTTCGATGTGGTTCAGAAATACATTGAACTCGTTCAAAAGGAAGGCACCGAAGCTCACAAAAAAGCAGTTGAAATCGGAAAGATTGCATCCGTAAAACCATCCCTCGCCGATAGCTTGTTTGACTTGCTCAAAAGCGAGAATTGCCAGAAAGGTATGCGCGAATATCTCCATTCCTTTGAAGGCGGTAAGTTCATGGAACTCGCCAGGGCAATTGATGCCGAGAACAATGTGCTTACCGATATTCGCCGCCTGTTCGGAGTAAAGTACTCATGCTTGTGGGATAAACAGACCGGCGAGGAAGAAATCCATAAACTGCTGACCGAGTACAGTGTAGTCAAGGAGAGCAACGCTATCCTGAATGTTTCGGCCCATTCCTTGACAGAAACGCTCAAAGAGTGGCGTGAGCGGTTGAAGTTCATCGGCATCTCATGCGATGCTTTACGCGTAAAGTACCCTGCGTTGGAAAAAGTTCTCTACACGCTCTTGAAAATCTGCAAGCAAGAGGACATATTGCCCGACCAGTTAAAGGCATTCCATTCAGAACTTGTGGCGCACGGTGCGGAAATTAGGGATTTGTTGAATAACGACAGACGCGTCTTTGCTGAGGTTTATGAGCCGTACCTTGAAGACCTTAGTGATAACGATATCGCCGATATTAAGAGTAAACTGCAAACAGGCTTATATGAATTGCCGAAAACCGACTGTAACGTCAAAGTGAAAGAGGCTGCAGAAGAATTCCGAAAGAATCAGTTGAAGTCGCAACTCTTTCGCTTGTGGAAAGACAAGACGGGAACGAGAAATCCGCGCGAATGGTCGAGCCGCTACAGGACGCCCATCCTATGCTGTGTCTCCGAGACCGAGTTTGAGAAGGCTAAAAAAGCATTTGAAACCCTTAACCGCAATGGGGGAACGGATGCCGAAATCAAAGCATCACTTGCTTTTCTGGAATCCACTACTCTGTTTGATGTCCTTGCGGATGATGATAAGCGGAACACAGCATTCAACCGGGGTATCGTTGGCGAATACAGTGCGTTGCTTCCAGACCTTGATAAGGTAAGGGATACCCTGGACCTCCTTTCCGTCGATACTTACGATTGGCGTGATAATCCGAGTGTTCCAATAAAGGTGAAACAACTTGCCGAAGCCGAGTACAACGCGGGTGGCAGCGACGAGGTTCTTCAGAAAATCGATGAGATGGACGATGCCCAATTAAAAAAATATCTCAAACAGCTTGTCAGGGACAACATTACGGTCGGCATTGAAATACTGGCGAATAGAGGCGGAAAATAGAATGCAAATCGATCTGGTAAAGAGATACTTGACATCTTCTGTCAAGACGCCATATTTCCTGTTTATCAGCGACGATCAGTACAAGACCGCCATTGACGAGTTGTCGGTGTTAGGTCTTGATTTTGTACAGATGAGCGGCTTCTGCGGCGGCGATGACAAACTGCCGGACATCGACGGGCTGTTCACCTATATCGAAGCGGCTGATGTAAACGCAAAAGGCAAAAAGTTTGTTGTGACGGGGCTCGGCGAATACCTCGCACTCCGCGGAGATGGTGAAGCCTCTCGTACTCTGTCGCGGTTGAAAGACCTTAGTGTCGGGGGTGCAAAAGTTGTGTTGCTCCTGCGAGGGCTTGCCTCCCAGATTGCCGGATTACAGACAGATCCTCGCTTTGATAACCGTCGGTTCAGCGTCGTTAATAAAGCGGAGTGTGACTTATCATTTACCCTTGCCGCCCAATCTGTCGGATTGTCGGCTTTATCGGGTTTCAAAGCATTACTTGCGGAACTTGAGAACGGTCGGTGCGGAAGTGTTGTCGTGAATACGGTAGTCAATCTCGATCAGGCAATATTCACTGTACACCAAATCAGCAATGCGTATGATGGCATTAAATTCTCCACAATGGGCTTTGCTTTGGCGCGTTCCTGCGGAAGCGACGCTCGTTGGGCGGAGTTGCTGACAGAACTCAACCAGAGCAACGGTTCGCTCGATGAGGTGTTCGAGAAGAATGGTCTTAGCAATAATCTGGAGTCCGATTTCTACACTCGCATTGCAGGGAACGATTACTGCAACTGGCTCTATTTTATCTGTTTGAAGAGCAAGACTGACACATTGCAGAATGGATACCTTCGGTTCGTTCTGGATAAGACGAGTCGCTTTGAGGATTTCGTTTCAAACATTTTGAACGCAATTATTGAAATCCCGCATACCGACAAACGGTTTTCATCATTTTATCGGGAGCGTAAAGCTCTAGTTGAAAAGTTCCCTGAGTCGGATATCGCAGACTTCGTGGTGAACAGTCGGCACGTGATGTCTGAAAGCATTTATAAGCTGACTGACGGTACAAGGGTGGAGCGCGAAGAAATTATCGCTTGGCTTTCACAAAACGGCTTAATTCCGGAACTTGATAGTATTTATCCCGCGTTGGCGGCTTATCTGAAAAAATACATCTTTAAAAGCCCGGAACTTGCGGACTTGCTGACTGAGTATTTCGAGGCGTACAGACGGCAAAAGTTATCTAACGAGCTTGAAAATGATTTTTTGGAGAAAGTCGATGAACTTGCCCGCACACGAAACTTCAACCGACTGCCTACGCGGAACGAAATTATCGACAGCGTGGATAAGAGTGACACTTTCCTGTATTGGCTCGATTCACTCGGCGTTGAATACTTAGGTTTAATTGAAGCTCTAGTTCAAAAACGTGGCCTATCAATTCGGGTTTATATCGCCCGTGCGGAACTGCCGACGATAACATCTATCAACCGCGACTTTTTCGATGCGTGGCAAGGTCCTAAGGAAAAGAACAATGAACTTGATAATACTAAACACAGCGACGAGGGCGGTTATAACTTCACCAATAATAAACTGCCTATCCACCTTGCTAAAGAGTTGGATATCATAGCGGCAATGATTGACAAGGCGGCTACGAAACTTGCGCTTAGGCATTGTAAACGCTTTCTGATTGTAAGCGACCACGGCGCATCACGGCTTGCTGTTTTGCGGCGTAAAGAGGAAAAGTACGATACCGACACCACAGGCGAACATTCGGGTCGCTGCTGTAAGCTGTTCCAGCCTTATGACATTCCGTTTGTCGCAGAGGAGAACGGATATCTCGTGCTTGCTGATTACGGTCGCTTCAAGGGAAGTCGCGCGGCGAATGTGGAAGTTCACGGCGGGGCATCATTAGAAGAGGTTGTCGTTCCTATTATCGAATTATCGTTGAGAGATGGAAGCGTAACGGTCAAACTGGTCGATGAAGTCGTGACTGTAGATTTCCGCACCGGCACGGAGATTAATCTGTTCTTTAACTCGCCGGTACAAGGTGTTTCCGTTGTTCTAAATGGGAAGCCCAATTCGGCCTCACAGATAGATGAAAATCACTACTCCGTAAAGCTGCCCGACACAAAACGGGCCGGCGAATATCCTGCGGAGGTTTACGCAGGCGACAACCTGATTGGTAATATTATGATTAAGGCGCAAGGCAAGAGCGGTAAAGTCAATGACGCTTTTGATGACTTGTTTTAGGA is from Methanoculleus sp. SDB and encodes:
- a CDS encoding phosphoadenosine phosphosulfate reductase translates to MYSYTYDKKTGGILLNSSPTGFSKEPRPVYAPELDVLGLDKYWKYDKQTDSPYMWAEANNYYYRGTLVAKLKGGNIYTAPEIIIPNGEDGNPITPEPEGISLRPIDIEAMVEANREMLEIIEQTTVKKILAIYTKYKNKIDCFHVAFSGGKDSCVLLDLVKKALPKGSFVVVFGDTGMEFPDTYEAIGKTEQQCVKDEIPFYVAKSHLDPKESWELFGPPSRTLRWCCSVHKSTPQTLKLREVTGKNDFIGLDFVGVRAQESIARSTYKYENYGAKQKGQFSHNSILEWTSAEIWLYIYSNDVLINETYKKGNGRAGCLFCPMSSGGTSGYLRRVSYSAEIDSYIDLIKKKHDGDKRKKSNTESYILNGGWNARKNGRELSNNTFRCIEKTTNGILTITITAPESDWLEWMKTLGDLHGENGDYYVQFEGERICFSVKATKNGYIVTIPEAVLKERPRFGKIFRQVFRKASYCKGCRVCETNCRSGCISFVDGKVRINNCIQCHECHAIDSGCLLFHSLRHPQGGGKSMKKSLNSFADHAPKPEWLRSFFELKDTFFSDHTLGPMMFDMFRRFLRDASLNEKNHFTPFAELISQIGWETETAQGLILINLVAENPQIGWYVKNFDVGRVYARQFVEDKLTSEEGVKPKDAKSIAKSYKRLVETPLGTSLHWGFVTEDGDLVRTKCSVSDPRVVLYGLFKFAEKCNDYKEFTLATLLNDSIDRDGISPTRIFGLDRDDMTPILLGLSAKYPEFITASFTHDLEKITLAKDKSSQDVLDLFKEEVANG